Genomic DNA from Planctomycetaceae bacterium:
ATGCGGATACGCCGAGTTTTCTTCCTGCTTCGGTTAGAGAATAGCCTTGTTCTGTGACGAGTTTTGCCGCCTGTAACTTGAAATCTTTACTGTAATGTTTGTACTGTGCCATGTTGGACACTCCTTTCTGGGGGTATTATATACCCTCCGTCCGAGTGTCCGTCATTCGTTTAGCACCTCACTGCGTCTTTTTTATCATAACCAAAAATCTTTATATTTTTACTTGACATTGCATACTATGTAATACATAATATGCTTAACCTAATTAACTGGAGAAATAAAAATGAAGTTCGAACGAGAGTTATTAAAAGGAATCGCACCGGTAGTCGTACTTGAAACATTATCACGAGGAAAGATGTACGGCTATGAACTGTCCGAAGCAATCTCGGCAAAAAGCCAAAATGTTCTGACGCTCGGACAAGGCACACTCTATCCCCTGCTGTACAACCTCGAAGCTCAAAAACTTGTTACAAGTGAATGGGAAAAAAGCGAATCCGGCAGAGGCCGTAAGTACTATTCCATCACAAGCAAAGGCAAAGAAAAATTGGAAACAGACAAAGTGCAGCTTGCGGATTTGTTCAAGGCGCTGAAACTTGTCTTTGGTGCAAACATAGCCGGTATTTGAAACCCTATAAGAACCACGAATTAACACGAATAAACACTTATTAAGAAATAAGGATGTTTAAGATGGAGCATAAAAACTTGTTTGAAGATTTACCATCGTGTGCGGTTGAATATATTAAACTTATCATCAAAAAGATGAAATGGCGAAAAAAGGTGCGAGAGGATGTGCAGGCGGAATTGATTGCGCACTTTGAAGACGCACTGCACGATTGCAAAACCAATGATGAAAAAGAAAAGGCCGCCAAAGAATTAATCGCCAATTTCGGCGACGCTGAATTAATTGCAACACTTGCCAGACGAGCGAAAAAACGCTGCCGACCAATGTGGCAAAAAGCCATCATACATTGTTTTCAGGCGTTGGGAATTTTAATAATATGCCTGATTCTTTATTGTTTCTATATTTCATCAGGCAAACCCACATTGCGAGTAAATTACACACAGGAATACCTAAATGCCAATAGGCCAACGGCCGACAGTAAT
This window encodes:
- a CDS encoding helix-turn-helix transcriptional regulator, encoding MKFERELLKGIAPVVVLETLSRGKMYGYELSEAISAKSQNVLTLGQGTLYPLLYNLEAQKLVTSEWEKSESGRGRKYYSITSKGKEKLETDKVQLADLFKALKLVFGANIAGI
- a CDS encoding transposase, which gives rise to MAQYKHYSKDFKLQAAKLVTEQGYSLTEAGRKLGVSA